One stretch of Fictibacillus sp. b24 DNA includes these proteins:
- a CDS encoding DegV family protein translates to MNLSFIVDSASDLKINREKLEYPLTVVPLNVQFGEDHYLDGVNISEDEFYRRMSIEPELPKTSQPSPQSFYEAFQKEVDKGNDVLYIGISSNLSGTVQSATIGKSMLKDDEQEKVTILDSGIASGGVQILLNEAIEMYQAGKSLSEIMNQLNQTKSGIKAYVLLETLENLKKGGRISAVQGAIAGMLNIKPMISIVDGVVETIGKFRGSKKGLSKMKEIISEWKEANPDKALYLIHSFSSTEEVKKEFEELFSLSSFPKVIYTRFGSTIGTYSSEKAIGFVAY, encoded by the coding sequence ATGAACCTTAGTTTTATAGTTGACAGCGCAAGTGACCTTAAAATAAATCGTGAGAAACTGGAATATCCATTAACAGTTGTTCCTTTAAATGTTCAGTTTGGTGAAGACCATTATTTAGATGGTGTTAACATATCTGAAGATGAATTTTATAGACGGATGTCTATTGAACCGGAATTACCTAAGACAAGCCAGCCATCTCCACAATCCTTTTATGAAGCATTCCAAAAAGAGGTAGATAAGGGGAATGATGTACTTTATATTGGAATCTCATCGAATTTAAGCGGGACAGTTCAAAGTGCTACTATCGGCAAAAGCATGCTTAAAGATGATGAACAAGAAAAAGTCACAATCCTTGATTCAGGTATTGCTTCTGGAGGGGTTCAGATTTTATTAAATGAAGCAATTGAAATGTATCAAGCAGGAAAATCTTTAAGTGAAATAATGAATCAGCTTAATCAAACAAAATCAGGGATTAAAGCATACGTTCTTCTTGAAACATTAGAAAACCTTAAAAAAGGCGGAAGAATCTCTGCTGTTCAAGGTGCAATTGCTGGTATGCTGAATATAAAGCCAATGATTTCTATCGTCGATGGAGTTGTTGAAACAATCGGTAAGTTCAGAGGCAGTAAAAAAGGACTTTCTAAAATGAAAGAAATCATATCGGAATGGAAAGAAGCAAATCCAGATAAAGCTCTTTACTTAATTCACAGTTTTTCATCTACTGAAGAAGTGAAAAAAGAATTTGAAGAATTGTTTTCTTTATCAAGTTTTCCAAAGGTAATTTACACTCGTTTTGGAAGTACAATTGGTACGTATTCGAGCGAAAAGGCTATAGGTTTTGTAGCTTATTAA
- the mecA gene encoding adaptor protein MecA has product MEIERVNEFTIKFFITYRDIEDRGFDREEIWSDRERGEELFWEMMDEAHQQEQFPLEGPLWIQVQALDKGLEIIVTRAQMSKDGKKIELPIGDDKLDLPVDQNIEQLLDQQFQVEEEFDELEETEEDYLSFLISFGDFEDVISLSHTIDSSSFENALFHFEGKYYLYVTFNVETSDREQDDLLAQLLEYGNDSDLSVYRVQEYGKTIVSDGALEHVQKYFKL; this is encoded by the coding sequence ATGGAAATTGAAAGAGTGAATGAGTTCACCATTAAATTTTTCATTACGTACAGAGATATTGAAGATCGCGGTTTCGACCGTGAAGAAATATGGTCTGATCGCGAAAGAGGAGAAGAACTCTTTTGGGAAATGATGGACGAAGCACATCAGCAAGAGCAGTTTCCATTAGAAGGTCCTCTGTGGATTCAAGTACAGGCTCTGGATAAAGGTCTTGAAATTATTGTAACTCGTGCTCAAATGTCTAAAGACGGTAAAAAAATTGAGCTGCCAATCGGCGATGATAAATTGGATTTGCCTGTTGATCAAAATATTGAACAACTATTAGATCAGCAATTTCAAGTAGAAGAGGAATTTGATGAATTAGAAGAAACTGAGGAAGATTACCTGTCATTCTTGATTTCTTTTGGAGACTTTGAAGATGTTATCTCTTTAAGTCATACCATTGATTCGTCGTCATTTGAAAACGCTCTGTTTCACTTCGAGGGTAAATATTATTTGTATGTGACATTCAATGTGGAAACTTCAGATCGAGAGCAAGATGATTTATTAGCTCAGCTCTTAGAATACGGTAACGATTCCGATTTATCCGTATACCGCGTACAAGAGTATGGCAAAACAATCGTTTCTGATGGTGCACTAGAACACGTACAAAAATATTTTAAATTATAA
- the spxA gene encoding transcriptional regulator SpxA, protein MVTLFTSPSCTSCRKAKAWLKENDIPYQERNIFSEPLSIEEVKQILRMTEDGTDEIISTRSKTFQELNINLESMPLQDLYQLIADHPGLLRRPIILDEKRLQVGYNEDEIRRFLPRRVRTFQLMEAQRLVNE, encoded by the coding sequence ATGGTCACACTATTTACTTCGCCGAGCTGTACATCATGCCGTAAAGCAAAAGCATGGTTAAAAGAGAATGACATTCCTTATCAAGAAAGAAATATTTTTTCAGAACCTTTATCAATAGAAGAAGTTAAGCAAATCTTGAGAATGACAGAGGACGGTACAGACGAGATCATCTCTACTCGTTCTAAGACGTTCCAGGAACTCAACATTAATCTTGAATCCATGCCTTTGCAAGACTTATACCAATTGATTGCAGATCATCCTGGCTTATTACGCAGACCAATTATTCTTGATGAAAAACGTTTGCAAGTAGGATATAACGAAGATGAAATTCGTCGTTTTTTACCAAGACGAGTACGTACGTTTCAGCTTATGGAAGCACAGCGTCTTGTAAATGAATAA
- the opp3C gene encoding oligopeptide ABC transporter permease, which translates to MIMSMTEKKLTADLFRPAQIETGQSEQIGKPSLSFWQDAMRRLRKNTAAMIGLFAIVFIILFSLIAPTLSQYGFDDQELMRASLPPKIPGLEKVGFLGVDGVDIRGVDQYEMKSIPKDQYYWFGTDGLGRDQWTRVWKGTQVSLYIAFLAATIDLIVGVAYGGISAFYGGRTDDIMQRIVEVLVGIPNLVVIILFIIILDPGILSITLALVVTGWIGMSRIVRAQILKLKHQEFVLASKTLGSTNGRLISKHLLPNTLGAIIITSTFTIPGAIFSEAFLSFIGLGIQPPTASLGALINDGFRSLRIYPHLAIYPAAVMCILMISFNLVGDGLRDALDPKMRK; encoded by the coding sequence ATCATAATGAGTATGACAGAAAAAAAATTAACAGCTGATTTATTCCGCCCTGCACAAATTGAAACTGGGCAAAGCGAACAGATAGGAAAACCTTCTTTAAGCTTTTGGCAAGATGCAATGAGACGATTAAGAAAGAATACAGCAGCAATGATTGGTTTGTTTGCTATTGTGTTTATCATTCTCTTTTCATTAATTGCCCCAACACTAAGTCAATATGGTTTTGACGATCAGGAATTAATGCGTGCGAGCTTGCCGCCGAAAATTCCGGGTCTTGAAAAAGTTGGATTCTTAGGTGTTGACGGTGTAGATATTCGTGGTGTTGACCAATATGAAATGAAAAGTATTCCAAAGGATCAGTACTATTGGTTTGGAACTGATGGACTTGGACGTGACCAGTGGACACGTGTTTGGAAAGGTACGCAGGTATCATTGTATATTGCTTTCTTAGCTGCAACAATCGACTTGATCGTCGGTGTAGCGTATGGCGGTATCTCTGCATTTTATGGCGGAAGAACGGACGATATTATGCAGCGTATCGTAGAGGTTTTGGTTGGTATTCCGAATCTCGTTGTAATCATCTTGTTTATCATTATATTGGATCCTGGTATTCTATCGATTACTTTGGCTCTTGTTGTTACAGGATGGATAGGTATGTCACGTATTGTACGTGCTCAGATACTTAAGTTAAAGCACCAGGAGTTTGTATTAGCTTCAAAGACATTAGGTTCAACAAATGGCAGATTGATCTCAAAACATCTATTGCCAAATACTCTTGGAGCAATCATTATTACCAGCACATTTACAATTCCAGGCGCTATTTTTTCTGAAGCATTTTTAAGCTTTATTGGTTTGGGGATTCAGCCTCCAACAGCATCATTAGGAGCATTAATCAACGATGGATTTAGATCACTAAGAATTTATCCTCACTTGGCAATCTATCCTGCAGCAGTTATGTGTATCTTGATGATCAGCTTTAACCTTGTTGGGGATGGATTACGTGATGCACTTGATCCGAAAATGAGAAAATAG
- a CDS encoding ABC transporter ATP-binding protein, with protein MEKLLQLENLHVSFQTYGGEVKAVRGVSFTLEKGESLAIVGESGSGKSVTSKAIMRLLPNKIGSIKEGSILFNGKDLAKATEREMEKIRGAEISMIFQDPMTSLNPTMTIGKQIMEGLRKHQNMNKSEAKERSINLLKLVGIPNPELRVDEYPHQFSGGMRQRVVIAIALACNPKVLIADEPTTALDVTIQAQILDLMRDLQDKTGTAIILITHDLGVVANLAQRVAVMYGGMIVETGTSDEIFYNPKHPYTWGLLASMPKLNAESKELLAIPGTPPDLMNPPKGCPFAARCPYAMEVCVEHMPDVTSVSSSHKAACWLLDERAPKVEPPEAAVVGGAR; from the coding sequence ATGGAAAAATTACTACAATTAGAAAACCTACATGTCTCCTTCCAAACGTATGGGGGAGAAGTTAAAGCCGTTCGCGGTGTTAGCTTTACATTAGAAAAAGGAGAATCACTTGCAATTGTAGGTGAATCCGGTTCGGGTAAATCCGTTACATCTAAAGCCATTATGAGACTATTACCAAATAAAATCGGTTCCATTAAAGAAGGCAGCATCCTTTTTAATGGAAAAGATCTTGCGAAAGCAACAGAACGTGAAATGGAAAAAATTCGCGGCGCTGAAATTTCTATGATCTTCCAGGATCCGATGACATCATTGAATCCAACAATGACAATCGGGAAGCAGATCATGGAAGGTCTGCGCAAGCACCAGAACATGAACAAGAGTGAAGCAAAAGAGCGTTCTATTAACCTGTTAAAGCTAGTAGGAATTCCAAATCCTGAACTTCGTGTCGATGAATATCCTCACCAATTCTCAGGCGGAATGCGTCAGCGTGTTGTTATTGCTATTGCATTAGCATGCAATCCAAAAGTACTAATCGCAGATGAGCCAACAACAGCTTTGGATGTTACAATTCAGGCGCAGATTCTTGATCTGATGCGTGATCTTCAGGATAAAACGGGTACTGCTATCATTTTGATCACACATGATCTAGGGGTAGTTGCAAACTTGGCGCAGCGGGTAGCTGTAATGTACGGTGGTATGATCGTTGAAACGGGAACTTCGGATGAAATCTTTTATAATCCAAAGCATCCTTATACATGGGGACTTCTTGCATCCATGCCTAAGTTGAATGCTGAATCAAAAGAGTTATTAGCAATACCAGGAACACCGCCTGACTTAATGAATCCTCCGAAAGGATGTCCATTTGCAGCGCGTTGTCCATATGCGATGGAAGTATGTGTGGAGCATATGCCTGATGTAACAAGCGTTTCTTCATCACATAAGGCTGCTTGCTGGCTGTTAGATGAGCGAGCACCTAAAGTTGAACCGCCTGAAGCGGCAGTAGTTGGGGGTGCTCGATAA
- a CDS encoding TerC family protein, protein METEFLISLLQIIAIDILLGGDNAIVIALASRNLPEAQRNKAIFLGTGLAILVRVVLTIVAVYLLNIPYLYLAGGILLLIIAYKLILEEDEELDVKAGKNLSDAVKTIVFADIAMGLDNVLAVAGAAHGNIVLVVIGLLVSVPIIIWGSKIILHFMERFPILIYIGAGVLAFTSAGMIVEERMIHSVFEGNDLLKYGLYVFLVVGVIMAGVLTNTFKKKRTK, encoded by the coding sequence TTGGAAACAGAATTTTTGATATCATTGCTGCAAATCATTGCAATCGATATCCTTCTCGGCGGAGACAACGCTATTGTAATTGCCCTTGCCAGCAGAAACTTACCAGAGGCTCAAAGAAATAAAGCGATCTTCTTAGGAACAGGACTTGCTATTTTAGTTCGTGTAGTACTAACCATTGTAGCTGTTTACTTGTTAAATATTCCTTACTTATATCTTGCAGGTGGAATTTTGCTATTAATTATTGCCTACAAGCTTATTCTAGAAGAAGATGAAGAGCTTGATGTAAAAGCAGGTAAAAACTTATCTGATGCGGTAAAAACGATCGTATTTGCTGATATCGCCATGGGACTTGATAACGTGCTAGCCGTTGCTGGTGCTGCTCATGGAAATATTGTTTTAGTTGTAATTGGACTATTAGTATCTGTACCCATTATTATATGGGGAAGCAAAATAATATTGCACTTTATGGAACGATTCCCAATATTAATTTATATCGGAGCTGGTGTTCTCGCATTTACATCAGCTGGAATGATCGTAGAAGAACGAATGATTCATTCTGTTTTTGAAGGTAACGATTTGCTAAAATACGGTTTATATGTGTTCTTAGTCGTAGGTGTCATTATGGCAGGAGTCCTGACTAATACTTTTAAGAAAAAGCGTACTAAATAA
- a CDS encoding competence protein CoiA, producing MSGLLVALYKNQFVDMVGDSTKEEWVAKNKEGKLLCPVCQCIVIPKCGTKKTWHFAHRSYEECAGFHEAETNYHMLGKKGLYKWLIESSEEPIVEFFLRDIAQRPDLFLPKHNHAIEFQCATMSQDQLHRRIQGYQSLNIQSDWIFGLKRLTHKGNFLHLIQSTDLSAAKKDNDGHLYLNYYCPLQNQFLLLRNILPLSQRKSAAVSYRFSSKTFKYFHWLSNNFNEDEHFPYKDLWLKQKTTWRMTAFKNTSPSVMYMKKVLYFNNRSLTLFPSVAGVPSSGYYHLETSPFLWQTYLLLMIEKLSVSLFSINFIEQEFERLLQKRIIQTREFPYINETWKDALRGYLHFLEKHKILEQITEQSYKIISKIHYPKTVEEAFKLDKIFSEKA from the coding sequence GTGAGTGGATTGCTTGTTGCTCTATATAAGAATCAATTTGTTGACATGGTAGGTGATTCAACAAAAGAGGAGTGGGTTGCAAAAAATAAAGAAGGAAAACTGCTATGTCCTGTTTGCCAATGTATAGTTATTCCGAAATGCGGTACCAAAAAGACGTGGCATTTTGCACATCGGTCATATGAGGAATGTGCAGGGTTTCATGAGGCTGAGACAAACTATCATATGCTTGGGAAAAAAGGGCTTTACAAATGGCTGATTGAATCATCAGAAGAACCAATTGTTGAATTTTTTTTACGTGATATTGCTCAGCGTCCTGATTTGTTTCTTCCTAAGCATAATCATGCGATTGAGTTTCAATGCGCAACGATGAGCCAAGATCAATTACACAGACGGATTCAAGGTTATCAGTCTCTTAACATTCAATCAGATTGGATTTTTGGGCTGAAACGGTTAACACATAAAGGAAACTTTCTTCATTTAATACAAAGTACAGATCTTTCAGCTGCAAAGAAAGACAATGATGGCCACCTTTATCTTAATTATTATTGTCCTCTTCAGAATCAATTTTTGCTCCTCAGAAACATATTACCTCTATCGCAAAGAAAATCAGCTGCTGTTTCGTACAGGTTTTCATCAAAGACTTTCAAATATTTTCATTGGTTATCAAATAATTTTAACGAAGATGAACACTTCCCTTATAAAGATTTATGGCTTAAGCAAAAAACAACATGGAGGATGACTGCATTTAAAAATACTTCTCCATCTGTTATGTATATGAAAAAAGTTTTATATTTTAACAACCGCTCCTTAACATTATTTCCATCTGTTGCTGGTGTACCATCTAGTGGTTACTATCACCTCGAAACTTCTCCCTTTTTGTGGCAAACCTATCTTTTATTAATGATTGAAAAATTATCAGTTTCACTGTTCTCGATTAACTTCATTGAACAGGAGTTTGAAAGGTTACTTCAAAAAAGAATTATACAAACAAGAGAATTCCCTTACATCAATGAAACTTGGAAGGATGCACTTAGAGGTTATCTTCACTTTTTAGAGAAACATAAAATTCTTGAGCAGATTACTGAACAATCTTATAAAATTATAAGCAAAATTCATTATCCTAAAACAGTGGAAGAGGCATTTAAACTAGACAAAATTTTCAGTGAAAAGGCGTAA
- a CDS encoding ABC transporter ATP-binding protein: MAVVEREKLLEVKNLKKYFPAGKKGVLQAVDDVSFDIYKGETLGLVGESGCGKSTTGRTIIRLYDATDGEVFYEGEDVHGRKSRSELKKFNRKMQMIFQDPYASLNPRMTVKDIIAEGIDIHGLAKTKKDRDNRVYELLETVGLNREHANRYPHEFSGGQRQRIGIARALAVDPDFIIADEPISALDVSIQAQVVNLMMELQKDRGLTYLFIAHDLSMVKHISDRVGVMYLGNIVELTGSDELYEEPLHPYTQALLSAIPVPDPELERSRERIILEGDVPSPINPPSGCRFRTRCPHAMDVCAAVKPKWQEAREGHWVACHLYDEEAVKQNN; this comes from the coding sequence ATGGCAGTCGTAGAAAGAGAAAAGTTACTTGAAGTTAAAAATCTAAAGAAGTATTTCCCAGCTGGAAAAAAGGGTGTACTGCAAGCTGTAGATGATGTTTCTTTTGATATTTATAAAGGTGAAACACTTGGACTTGTAGGAGAGTCTGGTTGTGGTAAATCTACAACTGGACGTACGATTATCAGACTTTATGATGCAACAGATGGAGAGGTATTTTATGAAGGTGAAGACGTTCATGGAAGAAAATCTCGTTCTGAACTAAAAAAATTCAACCGCAAGATGCAGATGATATTCCAAGATCCTTACGCATCATTAAATCCGCGTATGACGGTTAAAGATATTATTGCGGAAGGCATTGATATTCATGGCTTGGCGAAAACAAAGAAAGATCGTGATAACCGAGTTTATGAACTACTTGAAACAGTAGGTTTAAACAGAGAACATGCTAACCGTTATCCCCATGAGTTCTCAGGTGGACAACGTCAGCGTATTGGAATTGCACGTGCGTTAGCAGTAGATCCTGATTTTATTATTGCGGATGAGCCAATCTCAGCACTGGATGTATCCATTCAAGCACAGGTTGTAAACTTGATGATGGAGCTTCAAAAAGACCGCGGACTTACTTATTTATTTATTGCCCATGATCTTTCTATGGTAAAACATATTTCTGATCGTGTTGGTGTTATGTATTTAGGTAATATCGTTGAGCTTACAGGAAGTGATGAGCTATACGAAGAGCCGCTTCATCCATATACTCAAGCTCTTTTATCAGCGATTCCAGTTCCAGATCCTGAATTAGAAAGAAGCCGTGAGCGTATTATCCTTGAAGGTGATGTTCCGAGTCCGATTAATCCTCCTAGCGGTTGCAGATTCCGAACTCGTTGCCCTCATGCAATGGATGTATGTGCTGCTGTAAAGCCAAAATGGCAAGAAGCAAGAGAAGGACATTGGGTGGCTTGTCATCTTTATGATGAAGAGGCTGTTAAACAAAATAATTAA
- a CDS encoding HD domain-containing protein → MRNITLLDLYKHPHVQKYVKRSGMVHAISTAYHAYRLALKTGVDTDLATKAAFLHDIGHYTWYKNGHWDYDMYKENDIHAIKGAERAHRILVSLGEDRKNAKEIALAILLHTDSYLPAGSLNLNPLQQVVALADEADEEPGGSHHYRTISDMKAITMIKKLDEMVDEYHEEEKVKHSVS, encoded by the coding sequence ATGCGAAATATTACTTTACTTGATTTATATAAACACCCTCATGTACAGAAATATGTAAAGCGTTCTGGGATGGTTCATGCCATTTCTACGGCTTACCATGCCTACCGTTTAGCGCTAAAAACTGGTGTTGACACAGATTTAGCAACCAAAGCTGCTTTTCTACATGATATAGGTCATTACACATGGTATAAGAACGGACACTGGGATTATGACATGTATAAAGAAAATGACATTCACGCGATTAAAGGAGCAGAACGAGCACATCGAATTTTAGTGTCTTTAGGTGAAGATCGGAAAAATGCTAAAGAAATTGCACTCGCGATTTTACTTCACACCGATTCCTATCTGCCAGCAGGATCATTGAACTTAAATCCTTTGCAACAAGTTGTTGCTTTGGCCGATGAAGCAGATGAAGAACCAGGCGGAAGCCACCACTATCGAACGATTAGTGATATGAAAGCTATAACCATGATCAAAAAATTAGATGAAATGGTAGATGAATATCATGAAGAAGAAAAAGTAAAACACTCTGTTTCCTAA
- a CDS encoding UbiD family decarboxylase encodes MHRNLRTFINQLRSEKEIVEIHAEVDPYLEIPEIHRRVISEEGPALLFTNVKGKNIPVVTNLFGTINRVDMAFGPKPEQLVKELVGSIDELMPPSPSVLWKKKGMIKDVLSLGTKTVGKNKAPLLETFTTNVNMKDLPALTGWHLDSNPFVTLPLVYTEHPDKHEHNLGMYRIEIKEENKTGIHWQIHKGGGFHHYAAEQKNEALPVTLFLGGPPSLMISAIAPLPEAVPELMFSSMLMGEKLSLAHVDGHPHPLIAEAEFAFGGVVPPHVREPEGPFGDHYGYYSWAHDFPVFNVDKMWKRKDAIYPATVVGKPKQEDYFIGEYLQRLMSPLFPVVMNGVRDLWTYAETGFHALAGAVVRESYYKEGLAHAFRIMGEGQLTLTKFLMVTNKPVNLQNFAELAEGVLERFLPERDLLIIHDTSMDTLDYTGRKFNTGSKAIMTGLGEPVRELKRTYEGGTISGIENVGVFCGGCLTVSGPSFDETPDFAEHLLANSHDSLKEWPLVFLVDDASIAATQAEFLWTTFTRFDPAYDVYAKSTIDRNRIKYEGTIIIDARMKPFYPDVVETREDIDKLVTNRWDEYFKK; translated from the coding sequence ATGCATAGAAACCTTAGAACATTTATTAATCAATTAAGATCAGAAAAAGAAATCGTAGAAATTCATGCAGAAGTTGATCCATATTTAGAAATTCCAGAGATCCATAGACGCGTTATCTCGGAAGAAGGTCCTGCACTTCTTTTTACAAACGTAAAAGGAAAAAATATCCCAGTAGTAACAAATCTATTTGGTACGATTAATCGTGTAGATATGGCCTTTGGTCCAAAGCCGGAGCAATTAGTCAAAGAGTTAGTTGGGTCGATCGATGAATTAATGCCTCCTTCCCCTTCAGTATTATGGAAGAAAAAAGGGATGATTAAGGATGTGTTATCTCTTGGTACAAAAACAGTAGGAAAAAATAAAGCTCCATTATTAGAAACGTTCACTACAAATGTAAATATGAAAGACCTGCCTGCATTAACAGGCTGGCATTTAGATAGCAATCCATTTGTTACTCTTCCACTTGTGTATACAGAGCATCCTGATAAGCATGAGCACAATCTAGGAATGTACAGAATTGAAATTAAGGAAGAAAACAAAACGGGTATCCATTGGCAGATTCATAAGGGTGGAGGTTTCCACCATTATGCAGCCGAACAAAAGAACGAAGCGCTTCCTGTAACACTATTCTTAGGAGGACCACCGTCATTAATGATCAGCGCGATAGCTCCTCTTCCAGAAGCAGTACCTGAACTTATGTTTTCATCTATGCTTATGGGGGAAAAACTAAGTCTTGCTCATGTTGATGGGCATCCGCATCCATTAATCGCTGAAGCAGAATTTGCGTTTGGTGGAGTTGTGCCTCCACATGTAAGAGAGCCTGAAGGTCCATTTGGCGATCACTATGGCTATTACTCCTGGGCACATGATTTTCCTGTATTTAACGTAGATAAAATGTGGAAACGAAAAGATGCAATCTATCCTGCTACGGTAGTAGGAAAACCAAAACAAGAAGACTATTTTATAGGGGAATATTTGCAGCGGTTAATGAGCCCGTTGTTTCCTGTGGTAATGAACGGTGTCCGTGATTTGTGGACTTATGCTGAAACGGGATTTCACGCACTTGCTGGAGCTGTAGTACGCGAATCGTATTATAAAGAAGGCTTAGCACATGCTTTCCGTATTATGGGTGAAGGTCAGCTTACGTTAACAAAATTTTTAATGGTAACGAATAAGCCTGTAAATCTCCAAAACTTTGCAGAACTAGCTGAAGGTGTCCTAGAGAGGTTCCTCCCTGAACGTGACTTGCTGATCATTCATGATACCTCTATGGATACGCTTGATTATACAGGACGGAAATTTAATACTGGTTCTAAAGCGATCATGACAGGACTCGGCGAACCAGTTCGTGAGCTAAAACGAACATATGAAGGTGGAACGATTTCCGGCATTGAAAATGTAGGCGTATTTTGTGGAGGCTGCTTAACGGTTAGCGGTCCATCATTTGACGAAACACCTGATTTTGCAGAACATTTACTCGCAAACAGCCATGATTCCTTAAAGGAATGGCCTTTAGTCTTTCTTGTAGATGATGCTTCCATTGCAGCTACACAAGCTGAATTTTTATGGACAACGTTTACCCGGTTTGACCCAGCTTATGATGTATATGCGAAAAGTACGATCGATCGCAATCGAATAAAATATGAAGGTACTATTATTATCGATGCGAGGATGAAACCGTTCTATCCAGATGTGGTGGAAACGAGAGAAGATATCGATAAATTAGTTACGAATCGTTGGGATGAGTACTTTAAAAAATAA
- a CDS encoding GNAT family N-acetyltransferase, with amino-acid sequence MNWYEKLNQYFPVEEMKSKEHMELLLQEKSDIYHKDEGKHHVLMYVELSDFVFIDYLFVSKDARGQGLGHKLIEKLKEKGKPIILEVEPVDYEDTDTEKRLRFYTREGFEHASSIGYRRRSLATNEINEMEILYWSPSEESEETIYENMKKTYNEIHTYKDSELYGKSYQPASEVLTLDQNNAIPKPEQIEDKSSDSSEKPASE; translated from the coding sequence ATGAATTGGTATGAGAAGTTAAATCAATATTTTCCGGTTGAAGAAATGAAATCAAAAGAACACATGGAACTTTTACTGCAAGAAAAAAGCGACATTTACCATAAGGATGAAGGAAAACATCACGTTCTCATGTACGTAGAGCTTTCTGACTTTGTTTTTATTGATTATTTATTTGTTTCAAAGGACGCTCGTGGCCAAGGTCTAGGGCATAAACTTATTGAAAAGCTTAAAGAAAAAGGAAAGCCGATAATTTTAGAAGTTGAGCCTGTTGACTATGAAGATACTGATACTGAAAAACGCCTTCGTTTTTATACGCGAGAAGGATTTGAGCATGCTTCAAGTATTGGATATAGAAGACGTTCATTGGCTACTAATGAAATAAATGAAATGGAAATATTATATTGGTCACCATCAGAAGAATCTGAAGAAACTATTTATGAAAACATGAAAAAGACGTATAATGAAATACACACGTACAAAGATAGCGAGTTGTACGGAAAGTCTTATCAGCCAGCAAGTGAAGTGCTGACACTCGATCAAAACAATGCAATTCCTAAGCCAGAACAGATTGAGGATAAGTCTTCAGATTCATCAGAAAAACCTGCTTCAGAGTAG